A stretch of Palaemon carinicauda isolate YSFRI2023 chromosome 36, ASM3689809v2, whole genome shotgun sequence DNA encodes these proteins:
- the LOC137628494 gene encoding uncharacterized protein: MTDDLKDNLFCNKLLDYISSFWDYISSFWIIFPAFELYFQLLGLYFQLLELYFQLLDYISSFWDYISNFWDYISNFWDYIFNFWIILTAFGLYFQLLELYFQLLDYISSFWDYISNFWDYINSFWDYISSFWIILTAFGVIISSFWNYISSFWDYIFNFWIIFPAFGLYFQLLGLYFQLLDYISSFWIIFPAFGIIFSTFGLYFQLLGLNFQLLGLYFQLLDYISSFWIIFPTFGIIFPAFGLYFQFWDYIFNFWIILTAFGLYFQLLELYFQLLDYISSFWDYISNFWDYISSFWIILTAFGLLNYINSFWGYYFQLLELYFQLLGLYFQLLGLYFQLLDYISSFWIIFPTFGIIFPALGLYFQLLLLDYINSFWGYYFQLLELYFQLLGLYFQLLGLYFQLLDYISSFWIIFPTFGIIFPALGLYFQLLLLDYINSFWGYYFQLLIFPAFGIIFPAFGLYFQLLDYINRFWIIFPAFGIIFPATNYRFS; the protein is encoded by the exons ATGACTGACGACTTGAAAGACAATCTGTTTTGCAACAAA CTTTTGGATTATATTTCCAGCTTTTGGGATTATATTTCCAGCTTTTGGATTATATTTCCAGCTTTTGAATTATATTTCCAGCTTTTGGGATTATATTTCCAACTTTTGGAATTATATTTCCAGCTTTTGGATTATATTTCCAGCTTTTGGGATTATATTTCCAACTTTTGGGATTATATTTCCAACTTTTGGGATTATATTTTCAACTTTTGGATTATATTAACAGCTTTTGGATTATATTTCCAACTTTTGGAATTATATTTCCAGCTTTTGGATTATATTTCCAGCTTTTGGGATTATATTTCCAACTTTTGGGATTATATTAACAGCTTTTGGGATTATATTTCCAGCTTTTGGATTATATTAACAGCTTTTGGGGTTATTATTTCCAGCTTTTGGAATTATATTTCCAGCTTTTGGGATTATATTTTCAACTTTTGGATTATATTTCCAGCTTTTGGATTATATTTCCAGCTTTTGGGATTATATTTTCAACTTTTGGATTATATTTCCAGCTTTTGGATTATATTTCCAGCTTTTGGGATTATATTTTCAACTTTTGGATTATATTTCCAGCTTTTGGGATTAAATTTCCAGCTTTTGGGATTATATTTTCAACTTTTGGATTATATTTCCAGCTTTTGGATTATATTTCCAACTTTTGGAATTATATTTCCAGCTTTTGGATTATATTTCCA ATTTTGGGATTATATTTTCAACTTTTGGATTATATTAACAGCTTTTGGATTATATTTCCAACTTTTGGAATTATATTTCCAGCTTTTGGATTATATTTCCAGCTTTTGGGATTATATTTCCAACTTTTGGGATTATATTTCCAGCTTTTGGATTATATTAACAGCTTTTGGG CTTTTGAATTATATTAACAGCTTTTGGGGTTATTATTTCCAGCTTTTGGAATTATATTTCCAGCTTTTGGGATTATATTTCCAGCTTTTGGGATTATATTTTCAACTTTTGGATTATATTTCCAGCTTTTGGATTATATTTCCAACTTTTGGAATTATATTTCCAGCTTTGGGATTATATTTCCAACTTTTG CTTTTGGATTATATTAACAGCTTTTGGGGTTATTATTTCCAGCTTTTGGAATTATATTTCCAGCTTTTGGGATTATATTTCCAGCTTTTGGGATTATATTTTCAACTTTTGGATTATATTTCCAGCTTTTGGATTATATTTCCAACTTTTGGAATTATATTTCCAGCTTTGGGATTATATTTCCAACTTTTG CTTTTGGATTATATTAACAGCTTTTGGGGTTATTATTTCCAGCTTTTGATATTTCCAGCTTTTGGGATTATATTTCCAGCTTTTGGATTATATTTCCAGCTTTTGGATTATATTAACAGGTTTTGGATTATATTTCCAGCTTTTGGGATTATATTTCCAGCAACTAACTACAGATTTTCGTAA
- the LOC137628770 gene encoding uncharacterized protein has product MYTSYYMEALPFSVRCLETRKLTEGFPGLIPVVIEKAPRIKMKSVWIRNVYPKSTSLREIYIYLRWNLRVREDTHFAIYISGTMPSLNSDMGALHNNFSHADGYLYLAYGDGKADPSKMMVVEPPSFRSVKAEGYALTERDYESVASRGRLEFPFLKGKSPALAQLPLSSEATSRNKPAGPLSKKLSGRFSHCLSDPSIPLSSEKGACALPVEGACALPVEGACAMPVEGACAMPVEGACAMPVEGSCAMPVEGSCAMPVEGACALPVEGACAMEGACAMPVEGACAMPVEGACAMPVEGACAMPVEGACALPVEGACALPVEGACALPVDDPIALCDYGDGEMVWEQDFDVSWEQYNRTRFKDLPNQPPVEEVGGAFPDEESLSACSQSSFDSSSFGYYYLSTDSSNSSSGSGGSSSGSGDSSGGSSDSSGGSRGSGGSRGSSEGSANSSGGSVDSPRESLSPADVSNSDYRVSLAPPTRRSRIPFPFSHSRSAPSLSCVGSSPLVHHFGTLRSRSSPVSLCLEIPTAVRHRPRLALPRDQARALHRSRSVETSRDAEYLASRQASSAPESRQESPEPPVFDLVAHYFPGHYFP; this is encoded by the coding sequence ATGTACACAAGTTATTACATGGAGGCCCTCCCTTTCAGCGTGAGGTGCCTAGAAACGCGTAAATTAACGGAGGGTTTCCCTGGTTTGATTCCCGTCGTCATCGAGAAGGCTCCGCGCATCAAAATGAAGAGCGTCTGGATCAGAAATGTCTACCCGAAGTCAACCTCGCTAAGAGAGATTTACATCTACTTGCGCTGGAATCTGAGAGTGAGAGAAGATACCCACTTTGCCATATACATCAGTGGCACCATGCCCAGTCTTAATTCTGATATGGGGGCCCTCCATAATAATTTCTCCCATGCCGATGGATATCTATACTTGGCCTATGGCGACGGTAAAGCAGATCCCAGTAAAATGATGGTGGTTGAACCTCCATCTTTCAGAAGTGTAAAAGCTGAAGGGTATGCACTCACGGAGAGGGACTATGAATCTGTAGCGTCACGAGGGAGATTAGAGTTTCCATTCCTCAAGGGAAAATCCCCAGCTTTAGCACAATTGCCACTGTCTTCTGAGGCTACATCTAGGAATAAGCCTGCAGGACCTCTTAGTAAGAAGTTGTCAGGTCGGTTTTCGCATTGCCTGTCTGATCCATCTATCCCTTTGAGCAGTGAGAAGGGGGCCTGCGCCTTGCCCGTGGAGGGGGCCTGCGCCTTGCCCGTGGAGGGGGCCTGCGCCATGCCCGTGGAGGGGGCCTGCGCCATGCCCGTGGAGGGGGCCTGCGCCATGCCCGTGGAGGGGTCCTGCGCCATGCCCGTGGAGGGGTCCTGCGCCATGCCCGTGGAGGGGGCCTGCGCCTTGCCCGTGGAGGGGGCCTGCGCCATGGAGGGGGCCTGCGCCATGCCCGTGGAGGGGGCCTGCGCCATGCCCGTGGAGGGGGCCTGCGCCATGCCCGTGGAGGGGGCCTGCGCCATGCCCGTGGAGGGGGCTTGCGCCTTGCCCGTGGAGGGGGCCTGCGCCTTGCCCGTGGAGGGGGCCTGCGCCTTGCCCGTGGATGACCCCATTGCTCTGTGTGATTATGGAGATGGCGAGATGGTGTGGGAGCAGGATTTTGACGTGTCGTGGGAACAATATAATCGGACGCGTTTCAAGGATTTACCTAATCAACCACCTGTCGAAGAGGTTGGTGGTGCTTTTCCAGATGAGGAGTCCCTGTCGGCTTGCTCTCAGTCGAGTTTCGATTCTTCGTCGTTCGGATACTATTATCTATCAACAGACAGTAGTAATTCATCGTCTGGAAGCGGTGGTTCATCAAGTGGGAGTGGCGATTCTTCAGGTGGAAGCAGTGATTCGTCTGGTGGAAGTAGAGGTTCTGGTGGAAGTAGAGGTTCTTCAGAGGGGAGTGCCAATTCATCAGGTGGAAGTGTTGATTCGCCACGCGAATCTCTCTCTCCGGCAGATGTCAGCAACTCTGACTATCGCGTAAGCCTTGCTCCACCAACCAGACGTTCTAGAATCCCTTTTCCATTTTCCCATTCTAGGTCTGCACCCTCATTAAGTTGCGTTGGATCTAGCCCCCTAGTTCACCATTTCGGTACTCTTCGATCAAGATCCAGTCCTGTGTCCTTATGTTTAGAAATCCCTACTGCTGTTCGTCATCGCCCAAGGTTAGCATTACCTCGGGACCAAGCACGGGCCCTGCATCGTTCCAGATCTGTAGAAACTTCTCGCGATGCGGAATATCTCGCGTCTCGCCAAGCGAGTTCTGCGCCAGAATCCAGGCAAGAGAGTCCAGAGCCTCCAGTCTTCGATTTGGTGGCTCATTATTTCCCGGGTCATTATTTCCCTTAA